A stretch of DNA from Pygocentrus nattereri isolate fPygNat1 chromosome 14, fPygNat1.pri, whole genome shotgun sequence:
AGAATGATTTCAAATTTTCAGCAAAAGTCACAGCATCACACAGGATCAGTCTTCTCATGCATCCCCCCCTTTCCCCCCCTTTTGCACCATCATGTTCAAACAATTTGTCTACATGCCTGATGTTTCCCCCAATTTATCCCTCCCTTTATCTCCCCCCCTCCTGCCCTCTGTCGTCTGTCCTCCGCCGCTTCACTGCACTGCCTGCTCGTTGGCAGTGCTGCCGGAGTCTTGGGGCTTCATCACATCGGGCAGTTCAGGAGGAGTGGAGAACGGCTCCACTCGCAGAGGCTCAAAGGCATCATCTGAGGAAACAACAAGCGTCATTAGTTTAGCCTGAATACAGTTATTAAcaatattaatcattttatataattatacaaGTTTACtgcacatctctgctacaaatgaagACATTTGCTTCCAGCAACTATTGTTTATGAACAACTCAGCCCAAAGCGGCAACTTATAAAAAATGTTTAGCAAAATCAATTTCAAGCAGAGAAGCTTCCCAGTATAAATTTATAAAGACACATTGatcaaaataaataagattacatttacatttccttctacactgtagactggggttcaatcccccactcAGGGAAAGaccctacactatgccaataagagtTCTTGGGAAAGACTCtgaacactaccttcacctccctgtgtaaaatgatcaaactgcaagtcgctctggataaaagcatctaCCAAAgtctgtgaatgtaaatgtaaatatgattaGTGAAAAAATGGCTGTGACAAACATTACTAAAACAGCTAGTGTCagcaaaataaaactaaaatattatttttgtacACTTTTGATAAATCTGTGTGGGTGAGGTCCTTGTATAACACAGTGTTAAACAACCCCTAtcatgtggaggctgtactttagtcAGGGTAGTACTCACTGTACCTACATAAATATCCTTGTAAAATTTTACCTCATGTTAGGTTGTGCTCTGTTCTCCCCCACTCAGGCAACAATCATACCCTGGGccaataatgataattaataattaaccCCTTGTTGTAACCCAGGGGACGGCAACAAGCTGCTcagtttaataataaatgatcttaaatgttAGAGTTCATGTACAACTGCTAATTCACGCTTTAACCCTGAGGTTTGCATACAGACTGCTGACCACCACAACGATACAGACAACTCAGCTAGCTagtaaataatgaaaaagtaaAGGGAAAGATTTACGaagaacatcgataatttggagacaaattaacttatttgtgtttatagtcaATCCAGCTGGTtccctgatatgtttaatctgcaatgagaaactgtcaaacactaaaagtcacaaagctgaagtcagtttctcgaattgtcccgttccaccttaaatggtgcagcagttacactctggcaCCTCAcacattatttaaggtggaacggaaaaattcaaacatgaaactggcgaatgagaagggacttcagcctcataaaaagttcaacgctgagagacattttacaaaaactgtTCTAGTTTTGTAGacaagtttcctgccagagatgcaagaaaagcagctatatcTGAGCTAAAGCTTTAAGCAGagaaaagtctgttttttttttccatttatattatttttttatcctaCACTAGAACGtgagcacacactgagacatatttgcagccaagatggtaaaacattactttaaaaaattacatgaaattatttttttactgaaagGACAAAGTGACAACATTTGGGTTGACAAATCCTGTTGTAACTGATGTCAGTATTCATTTTAACTACACTTTGATACTAGTTCACACTGTATAATCTATGTATGACATAAAAATAGGGCACTAAATAATCAGTTGTAACCATTATCTGTAATTTCACATATCAGGCTACTAATACCTATTCTCTCATTCtttggagctttctgtgtgctagtGTTTCCGatcactatataaaagaagATGTTATCCACTATGCTATCCAACCATTGATCTGTTTATAtattcatgtttaaaaaaatacaaatgccCATAGCAAGTAACATGCACATCAAAGTGTGCATGTCCAATGTGTTACTTAGTTAGCAGTTGTAATTTACATGTGTAATTCCTATATTGGaccaaaaataatgataaaaaaattcCCATCTGTTAGAGAGTAACATACCAGCTGCTAATATACCATGTACCCCAAGTGTTTGAAAGTCCACAGCAGATAAAAAGAACATACACTCACCACTGATGCGGAAGGCCAGTCCTACTGTAGCCGGAGCCTGGGGTCTCGCTGTCTGGTTTGTGAATCCACAGTCTCCAAGTGTCTTGCTGTCTTCTAGCAACATGTCATCCTATAGAAGATCATATCAGAAAATGCAGGATGCGTTACAAACCAACTCATTACTAACAACACTTACACCTTATCAACATAGTCACattacaaattaaataaagCCAAAGACATGAAGTCACCAAAAAGAGGCGTAGACCATTTCAATAACGCTGTCTGCCTCAGCCACACTTGGTAGAAGCCCATGAGAGCTACAGTACATAGAATATAAATCTACAAATCTACTGTAAACGCTCATTAAAATGGttcatccagcatttcttctgaaaccaAGCGTATTAGTATAGTGTTTGCACCCCTTTTGCAGCAGTAATGGCCTCTAtccttctgggaaggctttatactagaAACCTGACACTAAATTTATCAATACTTTCTATTATTATGGAAGGCAGagtcactgctccacagtccattGCTGGAGGGGGGCGGGGGGCGGTTATGTTCCCCTAGCTGACGCTGAGGGCTCTGGGTACAAACACCTCAGGCTCCAGAGCATCCTTTTATGCTAGCAATGCTTTAATATGAAGGTTATACAACTTCTGACTGAACATACATAAGGACACTAGATTTCTCGTTTCAATTTATACatactcatacatacatacacacactgaccaggCATACCATTATtatccttgtttctgcactcattgtccattttatcagctccacttactatataagtgcactttgtacttctacaattacagactatagtccatctgttactctgcatactttgttagcccccttttaccctgtttttcagtggtcaggaccctcatggaccctcacagagcaggcaaaaactccagcagcacagctgcgtctgatccactcgtatcaccacaacacacattagcacaccaccaccacatcagcgctttagtgtatttatttattgataatGGAAAAAGACTTAAAAAGGACTCAGAATTTGCCCTTATGCCTGTTGTCTAAAACGGATGCCCACTGCATTCAGCTACATTATgaagttttgttaatttttatagctcacaATAAGTCATACAGTGTCCTAAACCTTAATGTATACAGAAAAGATTTtggtgactactgacttctagGGTCTGTTTGTAACGTTagtctcatagctccagtgctaagaAACATGAAAACTCATGGGCTGattttattatgaatttttcatgttttcttttcttttttttcacacacAATTTTGCACATTCTTAACTCTGAACTCAACAGCATTATTCCACAGGGTTTATCCCTGTAATTTAGTTTCAGAATGCACAAGAATagcataaaaacatgaaaaaaatacatattaaaatcGCTAAAAGAGTTTTCACGTCTGTTAATGTTGGAGCTATGAGGCGAAACAATTCCCAACAGTCACCCAAAAAACTGGAGTTAAGgtattttcatttctgttgttaTAAATATGTAGCTTACTCTTTCAAGATCAAAAGGTCAATGTGTATGAAGAAAGAATATTTACGCAACTTCATTGCTCACAAACATAGCGTGATTCACATTCTGTTAACTTTATCTTAGATCTGATTGACTTCCTCGAGGCTCCTACTCCTTCCTGGTTGTCGCCAGACCAGCCAGACCAAGAAGTTCTAAACACGGAGTAGTTGGGCCTACTCTCCGTGTCGTCGGGCCAGTCTATTATGGTGTGTTAAACTATCCACTTTGGTGGTATGTTAAGCCTTTTCTTAAGGGACTCGGACTTCTAGACTGGAAGCCCTAGGGGGTGTAGCCTTGTTTTCTTTGgggtttgtctttttgtttgtctcttttatttctgttgAGGGAGTTAGGTTAtggtttttgtatttttgtttcttttattttgtatagGTAAGTTAGTCGATTGGGGAGGTCTAATCttctttgttcttttggctgagaACCCCCCTGAATATTAAACTTAATCCATAATAAACCTCATTAGATTAGTAATGAGTTTGAGTGTGATTGGTCTGGCAGGTTGGTAATGGGAAGTTGGGGGAGACACTTATGTAGCAGCCTACCCTAGACAGGTTGTAACACCCGTCAAAATTAAATAGTATACCTGTGGCTTGGCTGAATAATGATTTGgatctgctgctgtgctgtgtttaggGGATAGAGGAGGGATTTGCTTTCGGAATAATCTCCTGGCAGGACACCCTGCTCTGCTCAAATCAAAAACCCTTTGAATCGACTTAGTTCACAGGAATAGTATGTTCAACATTCAAAACAGTAAATTTTGCAGAAAGGTAACAAGCTTGCACATCTAATTacactaaaaaaagcaaaacctggacaccaaacatgtcctggtTGACTACAACTGGAGtaaatggaaaattgtgtaattgtgatttttcaTCCAAATATTCCTTTTTATGTTGAACTAAAGCTTAAAACTATTCCTTTTAGCTGAATTCACTACCTGAAGTAGCTGAAGGTGACCACAGACAGCAACACTACGCAGGTAAACTGGAATAGTTACAAATTCTTCAATGACTGTACCTCAAACTTTTGCCTTTTCAGGACTGCAATGTTTAAAATTTAGGAAGGCTTCCCTGACCCAGATTAAGCCCATGTCCACACTAAAAAAATTCCAATGGAAATTATGCATTGCTGCTGAAATTTAGTCTTAGGCTTAACCCATATCTGAGAAAGTGGCACTGTGAGTTTGTTCGCCGACCTTGTAAAGTCTCTGTTCCTCCGGTGGCCGCTTAAGAATGCCTTCCACGATACGCTTGAGCTCGTAGACTGTGGTCGACTCCTTAGCATCCGTGAAGATGGTTGTCTTGTGACGTCTGATCATCAAAAACACATCCTGAGAGAAACAAGAAGAGATGAACCAATCAGACTCTTCATATCTCACAAGCTAATCTTCTCATTATCCTCTCAGACCTACAAACAGCAGAATCCTTATCAATTTCTAAACCACATAATGGACAAACATGCAGGCTTTTTATAGGTCGTTCAGTCTAAAATCAATTCAACCTAGAACAGTAAACATCTGGTGTCACATCAATAAGATTCATTCAGAAACCATacagcacataacaaaaactcAATTTTCACCACTGATTTACTTATTCAGATACAATTcagaactgtttttcttttttttttgttaaatgtactgaatacacaaacatgatttatttttacattagaaAATAGCCCAAGAAACAGCCCATTAAATTAACAGTGTAGCCATTGCACTGTTGGTGACTATGCCAAAActatagagaagaaaaaaaaacagctgaaactGCTGGAAAAAGTAAGTAAGAAATTTCTTAGCTCTGTAAATTCATGTATTTATCTATGTACAAAAAGAAGCTTTGTGAGGGCCATTAGCTCTAAACTTAATTCAGTCACCTAATCTGACAGTTCCACATCTGAAAAGACCAAAAAGAAGCCTGCTATTTAATCAGTATCGGATAGTTGTCAGCGAAATTAATCCAGCTTAACTCAGATCCAAAAGTCAACACGAGGTTTAAGTcggtttctccagattcttattagaattttccgttccaccttaaacggtgcagcagtcacGCGGTGTTTTTACAAATGGAAAATACGAATAAAAAGCAACTCCAGCTTCCCAAAGCCCAGCCCGGCTCTTCTGGGCTTTGACTGATTTTGACTGACAGACACTTCTTGACATGCCAGAAGTTGGCATGCTATTCGCTAGCTTCTCGCTCcacttttcccgttccaccttaaacgaggcagcagttacatgttccatttaaggtggaacgggaaaattcgaacaagaagctggcgaataattAACCTAACACCTTCGTCCTGTAGGATTAAAAGAATAAGGTAGCAGGCGAAATTAAAGTGTGGCCGTCTAAATAATCGGCGTTTTCCATGTTAAGGTCTCAGTCGAGCAGCTAAAGCCAGACATCAGAGCCTTTTTTGTCTAGCGCCGCTGAAAGGAAACACTGCATCATTTACTGGAAGCTAACTCACGTTAGCATGCTAAAAATATTGCGAAACAAAGATGCGCCCTGTCACCGTTTCTCACTATTTCCCGGACTCGACAGATACAATCCGCCGCACAAACGTACGGAAAAGCTGAGCAGTCAGTAAACGCGTGAAAGAACTCGTGTTTAAGCGCTTAAATCAAAGGCAGCTCGTTGTTTCTAATCCACACTCACCATCTCTGTTACCGGTCGCAGTCCTCCACTATCCCACACTGCACTGCGCACATCGCACTGCCTGCctttgtgcagctgctccaaaACACCAAATGGGCTCTTCTTTTGAAGAGATTAAACACCAATAATTTAATTCGTTTATTTGCCTCTTTCATTTATTATAGTGTGGGAATGACCTAAGAAaaatgttatgaagaaaatagTGTTGTTGATTTACTGTGTTGGGTATTATGtgacagtgtgttgggtattatgTGACAGTGTGTTGGGTAATCTGGGATAGATTGTGTTGGTATTATGGGACTGTGTTGGgtattatgggacagtgtgGTATTATGtgacagtgtgttgggtattatgggacagtgtgttggtATTGTGGGACAGTGTGTTTCGTATTATGCGACAGTGTTGGGTATTATGGGACAGTTTGTGTTTGGTATTATGTGACAGTGTGTTTGGTATTACGGGACAGTGTTGTATTATGTGACAGTGTGTTTGGTATTACGGGACAGTGTGGTATTATGTGACAGTGGGTTGGTATTGTGGGACAGTGTGTTTCGTATTATGtgacagtgtgttgggtattatgGGACAGTTTGTGTTTGGTATTATGTGACAGTGTGTTTGGTATTATGGGACAATGTATTGGgtattatgggacagtgtgtttggtattatgggacagtgtgttgggtattatgGGACAATGTGTTTGCTATTCTGGGACAATGTGTTTGgtattatgggacagtgtgATTGGTATTATAtgacagtgtgttgggtattatgggacagtgtgtttgCTATTCTGGGACAATGTGTTTGGTACTATGGGACAGTGTGATTGgtattatgggacagtgtgATTGGTATTATAtgacagtgtgttgggtattatgCAACTGTGTTGGTATTAT
This window harbors:
- the elob gene encoding elongin-B, translating into MDVFLMIRRHKTTIFTDAKESTTVYELKRIVEGILKRPPEEQRLYKDDMLLEDSKTLGDCGFTNQTARPQAPATVGLAFRISDDAFEPLRVEPFSTPPELPDVMKPQDSGSTANEQAVQ